The following coding sequences are from one Macaca nemestrina isolate mMacNem1 chromosome 1, mMacNem.hap1, whole genome shotgun sequence window:
- the LOC105479215 gene encoding acidic mammalian chitinase-like isoform X2: MDYAVNSWKSPGAPAEKLIVVFGAYAHTFTLTNPANHGLDAPTSGPGTAGPHTQEAGTLAYLEFCCFLKGATDVWNDPQEVPYTYMGNQWMGYDNSKSFTLKWLLKNRFGGAMVWAIDLDDFTGTFCGPGKYPLMKALESALGVSAPRKQ, translated from the exons ATG GATTATGCAGTGAACTCCTGGAAGAGCCCAGGTGCCCCTGCTGAGAAGCTGATAGTGGTATTTGGGGCTTATGCTCACACCTTCACTCTCACTAATCCTGCAAATCATGGCCTGGATGCTCCCACTTCTGGCCCTGGGACTGCTGGGCCCCATACACAGGAGGCTGGGACCCTTGCCTACTTGGAG TTCTGCTGCTTCCTGAAAGGAGCCACTGACGTGTGGAATGACCCCCAGGAGGTACCTTATACCTACATGGGGAATCAGTGGATGGGGTATGACAACTCCAAGAGCTTCACCCTCAAG TGGCTGCTAAAGAACAGATTTGGAGGGGCCATGGTCTGGGCCATTGACCTGGATGATTTCACGGGCACTTTCTGTGGACCAGGGAAATACCCTCTCATGAAGGCACTCGAATCCGCGCTTGGTGTCTCCGCACCCCGTAAGCAGTGA
- the LOC105479215 gene encoding acidic mammalian chitinase-like isoform X1, producing the protein MIPSSSCLQDYAVNSWKSPGAPAEKLIVVFGAYAHTFTLTNPANHGLDAPTSGPGTAGPHTQEAGTLAYLEFCCFLKGATDVWNDPQEVPYTYMGNQWMGYDNSKSFTLKWLLKNRFGGAMVWAIDLDDFTGTFCGPGKYPLMKALESALGVSAPRKQ; encoded by the exons ATGATACCTTCCTCATCTTGCCTCCAGGATTATGCAGTGAACTCCTGGAAGAGCCCAGGTGCCCCTGCTGAGAAGCTGATAGTGGTATTTGGGGCTTATGCTCACACCTTCACTCTCACTAATCCTGCAAATCATGGCCTGGATGCTCCCACTTCTGGCCCTGGGACTGCTGGGCCCCATACACAGGAGGCTGGGACCCTTGCCTACTTGGAG TTCTGCTGCTTCCTGAAAGGAGCCACTGACGTGTGGAATGACCCCCAGGAGGTACCTTATACCTACATGGGGAATCAGTGGATGGGGTATGACAACTCCAAGAGCTTCACCCTCAAG TGGCTGCTAAAGAACAGATTTGGAGGGGCCATGGTCTGGGCCATTGACCTGGATGATTTCACGGGCACTTTCTGTGGACCAGGGAAATACCCTCTCATGAAGGCACTCGAATCCGCGCTTGGTGTCTCCGCACCCCGTAAGCAGTGA
- the LOC105479215 gene encoding acidic mammalian chitinase-like isoform X3, protein MIPSSSCLQDYAVNSWKSPGAPAEKLIVVFGAYAHTFTLTNPANHGLDAPTSGPGTAGPHTQEAGTLAYLEFCCFLKGATDVWNDPQEVPYTYMGNQWMGYDNSKSFTLKVAEYPPLPWEPA, encoded by the exons ATGATACCTTCCTCATCTTGCCTCCAGGATTATGCAGTGAACTCCTGGAAGAGCCCAGGTGCCCCTGCTGAGAAGCTGATAGTGGTATTTGGGGCTTATGCTCACACCTTCACTCTCACTAATCCTGCAAATCATGGCCTGGATGCTCCCACTTCTGGCCCTGGGACTGCTGGGCCCCATACACAGGAGGCTGGGACCCTTGCCTACTTGGAG TTCTGCTGCTTCCTGAAAGGAGCCACTGACGTGTGGAATGACCCCCAGGAGGTACCTTATACCTACATGGGGAATCAGTGGATGGGGTATGACAACTCCAAGAGCTTCACCCTCAAG